Proteins from a single region of Bacteroidales bacterium:
- a CDS encoding ubiquinone/menaquinone biosynthesis methyltransferase, which produces MKNKSPHIVSKQDQQKESRPLYKIFTAVPPSYDLVNRLFTLRLDESWRAKAARECLADHPEKIMDLCTGTGDLAIRIAKMSNRKPEITGYDYSKPMLDIAKRKAAKTRRHNITFLQGDAAAMPFTDGYFDAIGITFAFRNLTFKNQDTPKFLAEIHRVLKPGGKFVIIESSQPQWPWLRTLFRFYTRFIVYPVGSLVSGNKGAYKYLSYSVINYYEPEEICDLLKSYGFSEVTFKRLTGGISALHVAVK; this is translated from the coding sequence ATGAAAAATAAATCTCCACATATTGTCTCAAAGCAGGATCAGCAAAAAGAAAGCCGCCCGCTCTACAAGATTTTCACTGCTGTTCCGCCGAGTTATGACCTGGTCAACCGTTTGTTTACACTGAGGCTGGATGAGAGCTGGAGAGCCAAGGCAGCCAGGGAATGCCTGGCTGACCATCCTGAAAAGATCATGGACCTTTGTACCGGTACAGGCGACCTGGCCATCAGGATCGCTAAAATGAGCAATAGAAAGCCGGAGATCACCGGATACGATTACAGTAAACCCATGCTGGATATCGCAAAGCGTAAAGCCGCAAAAACCAGGCGGCATAATATCACTTTCCTCCAGGGTGACGCGGCAGCCATGCCTTTTACCGACGGTTATTTCGATGCTATAGGCATCACGTTTGCTTTCCGCAACCTGACCTTTAAAAATCAAGACACACCGAAATTCCTGGCCGAAATACACCGGGTGCTGAAACCGGGCGGAAAGTTTGTCATCATTGAGAGCAGCCAGCCGCAGTGGCCCTGGTTAAGGACATTATTCCGCTTTTATACCCGTTTTATCGTTTATCCGGTTGGAAGCCTTGTCTCAGGCAACAAGGGAGCTTACAAATACCTGAGTTATTCCGTGATCAATTACTATGAACCGGAAGAGATCTGTGACCTGCTGAAAAGTTATGGCTTCTCTGAAGTGACTTTCAAACGCCTCACTGGCGGTATTTCGGCTTTGCATGTGGCGGTGAAATGA
- a CDS encoding insulinase family protein, translating to MRRTALLLLLSVMMMSGSSPEEKQLKIDYEIYTLANGLDVILHIDRSDPIVALAVQYHVGSNREVKGRTGFAHLFEHMMFQRSENVPEDQFFKLIQDAGGTLNGGTSSDATTYFEIVPKNALEKIIWMESDRMGFMINTVTKKSFAVQQNVVQNERRQSYDNRPYGFTQEVIAKNLYPDGHPYSWTVIGEMADLFNAQVEDVKAFHNKFYLPNNATLVLAGDFDVAEAKKLIEKYFGEIPSGNAVTDPAPVPFSLERTKKLYHEDNFAKAPQFRMMWPTAEEYSDDSYPLSYLGQLLSQGKKAPLYKVLEKEGKLTTSQNAYNNSQEITGSFGIVVTANDGVSLKDVEEGIFEAFRMFEKDGFTEEDVERIKASQETNFYNGISSILGKSFQLASYNEYAGDPSYYKTDIEKLKAVTREDILRVYEKYIKDKPYLATSFVPKGQLQLIAEGSVDAGVKEEDITNATQVSIEEMKEEVIGQTPSSFDRNVIPVDGPDPMLNLPVVWERKLDNGMRVLGVENNELPLVQFNIVLKGGHYLDELDKAGTAYLVAELMMEGTKNKTPQELEEEIEKLGAYISINASTFDITISVNTLERTYDKALALVEEILLEPRWDAEEFEMSKSRLQNRLIRSKADPNTLTRDAFMKLVYGPEHIFSIDRQGTEITVAGITMDDLKAYYQANFSPAAASFHIAGDITEDKVLASLKSLGKKWTGKEVIYPEYSFPVPPAESKIYFIDIPGAKQSVINIGGPGLSRNDEDYYAAIVMNQKLGGSFNSNVNLVLREEKGFTYGARTSFSGSYIPGTFIASSSVRSSATFESLEIFKQLMEDYRKGIPMEDLTFTKNSLNKSKAREFETLGAKIRMLQDISMYNLPVDYVREQEKIVSDMTLEQHKALAEKYIDPSRMYYVIAGDAATQMEPLEKIGFGKAEAVK from the coding sequence ATGAGAAGAACAGCATTACTTTTACTGCTTTCCGTGATGATGATGTCCGGTTCCAGCCCAGAGGAAAAACAATTGAAAATAGATTACGAAATATATACCCTGGCCAACGGCCTGGATGTCATTCTCCACATCGACCGGTCAGACCCGATCGTCGCGCTTGCCGTCCAGTACCACGTGGGCTCCAACCGCGAAGTGAAAGGCCGTACGGGCTTTGCTCACCTCTTTGAGCATATGATGTTCCAGCGCTCGGAGAATGTCCCCGAAGACCAGTTCTTCAAGCTGATCCAGGATGCGGGCGGCACCCTCAATGGCGGCACCTCCAGCGATGCTACGACCTATTTTGAAATCGTCCCGAAAAATGCCCTGGAGAAAATTATCTGGATGGAATCCGACCGGATGGGATTTATGATTAATACGGTGACTAAAAAATCTTTTGCCGTACAGCAAAATGTCGTTCAGAACGAGAGAAGACAATCTTATGATAACCGACCCTATGGGTTCACCCAGGAAGTGATCGCCAAAAACCTGTATCCCGACGGGCATCCTTATAGCTGGACCGTTATAGGGGAAATGGCAGACCTCTTCAACGCGCAGGTGGAAGATGTTAAAGCATTCCATAACAAATTCTACCTGCCTAACAACGCTACCCTGGTGCTTGCCGGCGATTTCGACGTTGCGGAGGCAAAAAAACTGATTGAAAAGTACTTTGGCGAAATTCCCAGTGGAAATGCTGTCACCGATCCGGCACCGGTTCCGTTCTCACTTGAAAGAACCAAAAAGCTTTATCATGAAGATAACTTTGCCAAAGCTCCCCAGTTCCGGATGATGTGGCCAACAGCCGAGGAATACAGCGATGATTCATACCCGCTCTCTTACCTCGGCCAGCTCCTGTCGCAGGGAAAAAAGGCTCCTTTATACAAAGTCCTGGAAAAAGAAGGAAAACTAACCACCAGTCAAAATGCTTATAACAACAGCCAGGAAATTACCGGCAGTTTCGGCATTGTGGTCACGGCTAATGACGGAGTAAGCCTTAAAGATGTGGAAGAAGGGATCTTCGAAGCCTTCAGAATGTTTGAAAAAGACGGATTTACAGAAGAAGATGTCGAACGGATCAAAGCCAGCCAGGAGACGAATTTTTATAACGGTATCAGCAGCATCCTCGGGAAATCCTTTCAACTGGCTTCCTATAACGAATATGCAGGAGATCCGTCGTATTACAAAACTGATATCGAAAAACTGAAAGCAGTGACCAGGGAGGATATTCTCCGGGTATACGAAAAATATATCAAAGACAAGCCTTATTTAGCCACCAGCTTTGTACCAAAAGGCCAGCTGCAGCTCATCGCTGAAGGTTCTGTGGATGCCGGTGTCAAAGAAGAAGATATTACAAACGCAACCCAGGTATCCATTGAAGAGATGAAAGAAGAAGTCATCGGACAGACACCTTCTTCTTTCGACCGCAACGTTATCCCTGTCGACGGGCCTGACCCGATGCTGAACTTGCCTGTTGTGTGGGAAAGAAAGCTGGATAATGGTATGCGGGTACTCGGGGTCGAAAATAATGAATTACCACTGGTCCAGTTCAATATCGTGCTGAAAGGCGGGCATTACCTGGATGAGCTGGATAAAGCCGGCACGGCTTACCTTGTTGCGGAATTGATGATGGAAGGCACAAAAAATAAAACCCCGCAGGAGTTGGAAGAAGAGATCGAAAAGCTGGGCGCCTATATTTCAATTAACGCTTCCACTTTCGATATCACCATCAGCGTAAACACACTTGAAAGGACATATGATAAAGCTCTTGCTCTGGTAGAAGAGATCCTGCTGGAGCCCCGATGGGATGCCGAAGAATTTGAAATGTCCAAATCGAGGCTGCAAAACCGTCTGATCCGCTCTAAGGCCGATCCTAACACCCTGACCCGAGACGCGTTCATGAAGCTGGTTTACGGCCCGGAACATATTTTTTCAATCGACCGTCAGGGCACAGAAATTACTGTTGCCGGCATCACGATGGATGACCTGAAGGCTTATTACCAGGCCAATTTCTCCCCTGCAGCGGCCAGTTTCCATATTGCCGGTGACATCACGGAAGATAAAGTCCTTGCTTCATTGAAAAGCCTTGGTAAAAAATGGACCGGAAAGGAGGTTATTTATCCGGAATATTCCTTCCCTGTTCCACCTGCTGAATCGAAGATCTATTTCATTGATATCCCCGGCGCCAAGCAATCGGTTATTAATATTGGCGGACCGGGCCTTTCACGCAACGATGAAGATTATTACGCTGCCATTGTTATGAACCAGAAACTTGGCGGCTCTTTCAACAGTAACGTCAACCTGGTCCTGCGGGAGGAGAAAGGCTTTACTTACGGCGCACGGACAAGCTTCTCAGGTTCTTACATTCCCGGCACTTTTATTGCTTCTTCCAGTGTAAGATCCTCAGCCACCTTCGAATCACTAGAAATCTTCAAACAACTCATGGAAGATTACCGGAAGGGCATCCCCATGGAAGATCTGACCTTCACAAAAAATTCCCTGAATAAATCCAAAGCCAGGGAGTTCGAGACTCTTGGCGCCAAGATCAGGATGCTTCAGGATATCAGCATGTATAACCTGCCGGTAGATTATGTCAGAGAACAGGAAAAAATCGTCAGTGACATGACACTGGAACAGCATAAAGCCCTGGCAGAAAAGTACATCGATCCTTCAAGAATGTACTACGTGATTGCCGGTGATGCCGCCACACAAATGGAACCACTTGAAAAGATCGGATTTGGGAAGGCAGAAGCGGTGAAATGA
- a CDS encoding cytochrome c family protein, translating into MLTKSALFISCLFFLAANILSAQDYAYIGAAKCKMCHNTEKSGFQYKIWSESLHSKSIATLSNAKSLEYAKKNGIKDPVTDPGCLKCHSTAASVSADMVETITVAEGVSCESCHGPGSAYKTMTIMKDQKQALAKGMILPKKEVCLKCHNDKNPFHKPFDYEAAKAKIAHPKPKV; encoded by the coding sequence ATGTTAACCAAAAGTGCATTATTTATAAGCTGTTTGTTTTTTCTGGCCGCGAATATACTATCAGCTCAGGACTATGCTTACATAGGAGCTGCAAAATGCAAAATGTGCCACAACACCGAAAAAAGCGGATTCCAGTACAAGATCTGGTCAGAATCTTTGCATTCTAAATCAATTGCCACTTTGAGCAATGCGAAGTCATTGGAATATGCCAAGAAAAATGGCATTAAAGATCCTGTCACCGATCCGGGCTGCCTGAAGTGCCATTCCACAGCAGCATCAGTCAGTGCAGACATGGTTGAAACCATAACCGTTGCAGAAGGGGTGTCGTGTGAATCCTGCCATGGCCCTGGAAGTGCTTACAAAACCATGACCATTATGAAGGATCAGAAACAGGCTCTGGCGAAAGGAATGATTCTTCCCAAGAAAGAAGTGTGCCTGAAATGCCACAATGATAAGAACCCATTTCACAAGCCTTTTGATTATGAAGCCGCGAAAGCAAAGATTGCTCATCCGAAACCAAAGGTTTAA
- a CDS encoding pyridoxal-dependent decarboxylase — MDNQAFRSYAHEFVDWMADYLEQVENFPVKAQVEPGDIYRQIPEKAPLKGESMAEIFIDFMKIILPGMTHWQSPNFFAYFPANSSYPSVLAEMLTATLGAQCMKWETSPAAAELEEKMMNWLKKMTGLPKHFQGVIQDSASTATLVAILNAREKHSEFQVNEKGLKWFDSFRVYCSTETHSSVEKAVKIAGIGSQNLVKVGVDDQFRLDPRLLKLAIESDLKVGNKPICVVATLGTTGATAIDPLEEIAGICSRYGIWLHVDAAFAGSALILPEFRWMIKGVEYADSFVFNPHKWLFTNFDCSAYFVKDKYSLLRTLQVVPEYLRTQDQGKVNDYCDWGVPLGRRFRSLKLWFVMRSFGTEALQEKLRLHIRLAHDLAEVIGQDIEFELMAPVTLNLLCFRYKPTGIEDEKQLNEINEKLLKDINKTGLIYLTHTKLNGKYVLRMVIGQTNVEQRHVDEAWKLVQSSKFKVQS; from the coding sequence ATGGACAATCAAGCGTTTCGCAGTTATGCCCACGAGTTTGTCGACTGGATGGCCGATTACCTTGAGCAGGTTGAAAACTTCCCGGTTAAGGCACAGGTCGAGCCCGGGGATATTTACAGGCAGATCCCCGAAAAGGCGCCGCTGAAAGGGGAATCTATGGCGGAGATCTTCATTGATTTCATGAAGATTATACTTCCGGGGATGACTCACTGGCAGAGCCCGAATTTCTTTGCTTATTTTCCGGCCAATTCGAGCTATCCCTCGGTTTTGGCCGAGATGCTGACGGCCACCCTGGGAGCGCAATGTATGAAATGGGAAACCTCGCCGGCTGCCGCCGAACTGGAAGAGAAGATGATGAACTGGCTGAAAAAGATGACAGGCCTGCCGAAACATTTCCAGGGGGTAATCCAGGATTCGGCTTCCACCGCCACATTGGTTGCCATCCTTAACGCCCGTGAAAAACATTCCGAATTCCAGGTGAATGAAAAAGGCCTGAAATGGTTCGACAGTTTCAGGGTATACTGCTCTACCGAGACACATTCTTCCGTAGAAAAGGCAGTAAAAATAGCTGGCATTGGCAGCCAGAACCTGGTGAAAGTCGGCGTGGATGATCAGTTCCGCCTTGATCCCAGGCTGCTTAAACTGGCTATCGAGTCGGACCTCAAAGTGGGCAACAAGCCAATTTGCGTTGTAGCTACGCTGGGCACGACGGGAGCCACGGCCATCGATCCGCTGGAGGAAATTGCCGGTATCTGTTCGCGTTATGGCATCTGGCTTCATGTCGATGCTGCATTTGCCGGCTCGGCCCTCATCCTGCCTGAATTCCGCTGGATGATCAAAGGGGTGGAGTACGCCGATAGTTTCGTCTTCAATCCCCACAAATGGCTTTTTACAAATTTCGACTGTTCGGCATATTTTGTCAAAGACAAATATTCACTTTTAAGGACCCTTCAGGTAGTCCCGGAATATCTGCGGACACAAGACCAGGGGAAGGTCAATGATTACTGCGACTGGGGTGTCCCGCTCGGGAGGCGGTTCCGATCCCTCAAACTTTGGTTTGTAATGCGCAGCTTTGGAACGGAAGCCCTGCAGGAAAAGCTCCGTCTCCATATCCGGCTGGCGCATGATCTGGCTGAAGTGATAGGGCAGGACATTGAATTTGAACTGATGGCCCCGGTTACTTTAAACCTTTTATGTTTCAGATACAAGCCTACAGGCATTGAAGATGAAAAACAGCTCAACGAGATCAATGAGAAATTGCTTAAGGATATCAATAAGACCGGGCTAATCTACCTGACACACACGAAATTAAACGGTAAATACGTCCTCCGCATGGTGATTGGACAGACGAATGTAGAACAGCGGCACGTCGATGAAGCTTGGAAATTAGTTCAAAGTTCAAAATTCAAAGTGCAGAGTTGA
- a CDS encoding T9SS type A sorting domain-containing protein: MKTRLFPAIVAAITLFSLITSFILLRNNQNEREKFEAFLLENFRKVDVPISKEENKSLDEPQMNAFQDFLQTVDPKEHRVPVERLHQAYRDLREPQGNSGLKAGNPLQWNIVPSNMGGRTRVVMYDPNTSTGNKVWAGAVTGGLWYNNNITSPISSWIPVNDFWPSLAISSITFDPNNTQTFYVGTGEAFTARVIYRESSGIGEGIFKSTDGGQSWQQLQSTLNWKFVTDIEVRDENGTSVIYAGVASGEYHGTQQSEPTDGLYRSTNGGANWTQVMPNISGTNNPYAVADIEITANNRIMVGSMANLNGEGGATILYSDQGIIGTWTIFDDYLAIIEANPYLYIPNRVMIGCAPSDPDIAYALLDAGYVNSDNGFIYTQGLYILRTDNACSTWTAKSIPTGGDYYWATIGWHALTLGVDPNNADALYIGGLDVYKSTDGGNNWTQVSDWRGMYYGGGDTYVHADIHDIDYKPGSSDELLVTTDGGVFYTAEAELIAPAFQEKNLGYGTLQFYSCAIHSTAGSQKYVGGLQDNGTLYHTGTPLTIFDMIDGGDGAYCFIDQNQPQYMITSVYYNQYTLFNNGNYYESMSDWSSGTFISAADYDYNSNVLYANACSFGGSQANQLLRISGIPNNISGTFINLNTGLNVYYSAVEYSPHSPLNTATIYAGSLSGRLFRVTNAQAIPQVTEITGNDFPEGAISSIAIGGSDDTLLVTFSNYGISSVWQTYDGGGNWEEKETNLPDIPIRWALYHPNSTRHAMMATELGIWTTSNLDEAGTVWAQDIEGFANVRVDMLQMRLSDYTVITATHGRGLATAVWDIQTGTGEPEASLDVSIYPNPTSGQFKVQSSKGKVEVIKVEIVDLNGKVVSVLFEGRWGSEMMEFDVSYLPAGVYFCRIQSGNQTVTRKILLIRVPLT; the protein is encoded by the coding sequence ATGAAGACAAGACTATTTCCTGCCATCGTTGCTGCCATAACTCTCTTTTCACTGATCACCAGCTTCATTCTGCTCAGGAACAATCAAAATGAACGGGAAAAATTTGAAGCTTTCCTGCTCGAAAATTTCCGGAAAGTCGATGTGCCCATATCAAAGGAAGAGAATAAATCACTGGATGAACCCCAGATGAATGCTTTCCAGGATTTTTTGCAGACTGTTGACCCGAAGGAGCACAGGGTACCGGTAGAACGGCTGCACCAGGCATACCGCGACCTCAGGGAACCACAGGGTAATTCCGGGCTCAAAGCCGGCAATCCCCTGCAGTGGAACATCGTCCCATCTAACATGGGCGGCCGGACAAGGGTTGTCATGTATGATCCCAATACCTCAACTGGTAATAAAGTCTGGGCCGGCGCCGTCACCGGCGGGCTCTGGTATAACAACAATATCACCAGCCCGATCTCATCCTGGATACCTGTTAATGACTTCTGGCCTTCACTGGCTATCAGCAGCATCACCTTCGATCCGAACAACACACAAACATTTTACGTGGGCACCGGGGAAGCTTTTACCGCACGCGTTATTTACCGTGAATCATCCGGTATCGGGGAAGGGATCTTTAAATCCACCGATGGCGGACAAAGCTGGCAACAGCTTCAATCAACCCTAAACTGGAAGTTCGTCACAGATATCGAGGTTCGCGATGAAAACGGGACCAGTGTGATTTATGCAGGCGTTGCTTCCGGCGAATATCACGGGACCCAGCAGAGTGAACCCACCGATGGCCTTTACCGCTCTACAAACGGTGGAGCGAACTGGACACAGGTAATGCCTAATATCAGCGGCACCAATAATCCTTATGCAGTGGCTGACATTGAGATCACGGCAAACAACCGGATCATGGTCGGCTCCATGGCCAACCTAAATGGAGAAGGCGGCGCTACGATACTTTACTCCGACCAGGGTATCATCGGAACCTGGACCATCTTCGACGATTATTTAGCCATCATTGAGGCTAACCCTTATTTATATATTCCCAATCGAGTAATGATTGGTTGCGCACCTTCCGATCCTGACATTGCCTATGCCCTATTGGATGCCGGTTATGTAAACAGTGACAATGGTTTTATTTATACACAGGGACTGTATATCTTAAGGACGGACAACGCCTGCTCGACCTGGACGGCGAAATCAATCCCGACCGGAGGCGATTATTATTGGGCTACCATCGGCTGGCACGCACTGACGCTTGGCGTCGACCCGAACAATGCCGATGCCCTTTACATCGGAGGATTGGATGTATATAAATCGACCGATGGCGGGAATAACTGGACTCAGGTATCTGACTGGCGGGGAATGTATTATGGCGGCGGTGACACTTACGTCCATGCTGATATCCATGATATCGATTACAAGCCGGGATCTTCCGACGAACTATTGGTCACTACCGATGGCGGCGTTTTCTATACCGCTGAAGCTGAACTTATAGCACCTGCTTTCCAGGAGAAAAACCTCGGGTATGGTACCCTGCAGTTTTATTCATGCGCCATCCACTCCACGGCCGGATCGCAAAAATATGTCGGCGGGCTGCAGGATAACGGGACCCTTTATCACACCGGAACTCCTTTGACCATCTTCGATATGATCGATGGCGGTGATGGCGCTTACTGCTTCATTGACCAGAACCAGCCACAGTATATGATCACTTCGGTTTACTATAATCAATACACGCTCTTTAATAACGGTAATTATTATGAATCCATGAGCGACTGGTCGAGTGGGACATTTATAAGCGCGGCCGATTATGACTACAACAGCAATGTCCTTTATGCCAATGCCTGCTCTTTCGGCGGAAGCCAGGCCAACCAGCTCCTCCGCATTTCAGGTATTCCGAATAACATCTCAGGCACCTTCATCAACCTTAATACAGGTTTAAATGTATATTACTCTGCGGTGGAATACAGCCCTCATTCCCCTTTAAATACTGCAACCATTTATGCCGGTTCTCTTTCCGGCAGATTATTCAGGGTGACAAATGCACAAGCCATCCCACAGGTCACTGAAATTACCGGAAATGATTTCCCGGAAGGAGCTATATCAAGCATTGCGATTGGCGGGTCTGACGATACTCTGTTGGTCACATTCTCTAATTACGGGATTTCATCGGTTTGGCAAACCTATGATGGAGGCGGCAACTGGGAGGAAAAAGAGACCAACCTTCCTGATATACCTATCCGCTGGGCTCTTTATCACCCAAACAGCACACGACATGCTATGATGGCCACGGAGCTGGGCATCTGGACCACCTCCAACCTGGATGAAGCCGGTACGGTCTGGGCACAGGATATCGAAGGGTTCGCCAATGTGAGGGTTGACATGCTTCAGATGAGGCTGTCGGATTATACGGTGATCACGGCTACCCATGGCAGAGGACTGGCTACGGCAGTCTGGGATATACAGACGGGGACCGGCGAGCCGGAAGCATCGCTGGATGTAAGTATTTATCCCAACCCAACCTCCGGACAGTTCAAAGTTCAAAGCTCAAAGGGCAAAGTTGAAGTTATTAAAGTTGAGATAGTTGATTTGAATGGAAAGGTGGTTTCGGTTTTGTTTGAAGGACGATGGGGCTCGGAGATGATGGAATTTGATGTGAGCTATTTGCCGGCTGGGGTATATTTCTGCAGGATCCAATCAGGCAATCAAACAGTTACAAGAAAAATATTATTAATCCGTGTGCCATTAACATAG
- a CDS encoding nucleotidyltransferase domain-containing protein, giving the protein MRTVAAFLDIDQAILSKIERGHRKASRDIVVKTTTFFNTDKNGLLLAWLSDNLAYQLKDEEIAMKALQVAEEKVFYRRKEKSDHGTIIKVICNFFKEDGRISKAWIFGSFARGEDRQDSDIDLMVSYSEKAAGTLLDYADIKHGLENLLNRNIDVVEEGYVKSFAIESINRDKVQIYG; this is encoded by the coding sequence TTGCGAACGGTTGCCGCCTTCCTTGACATAGACCAGGCAATCCTGAGTAAAATTGAACGCGGACATCGGAAGGCTTCGAGGGATATAGTCGTTAAAACAACAACATTTTTTAATACGGACAAGAACGGATTGCTTTTGGCATGGCTATCCGATAATCTTGCTTATCAGCTCAAAGATGAAGAGATCGCCATGAAAGCATTACAGGTTGCTGAAGAAAAGGTATTTTACCGCAGAAAAGAAAAAAGTGACCATGGCACCATTATTAAAGTGATTTGTAATTTTTTTAAAGAAGACGGGAGGATCTCGAAAGCCTGGATATTTGGTTCTTTTGCCCGGGGGGAGGACAGGCAGGACAGCGATATTGATCTGATGGTATCTTATTCTGAAAAGGCTGCAGGCACTCTTCTCGATTACGCAGACATAAAGCATGGCCTGGAAAATCTTTTAAATCGAAACATTGACGTGGTTGAAGAAGGCTATGTCAAATCATTCGCGATTGAATCCATTAACCGGGATAAAGTACAGATATATGGATAA